One window of the Thermasporomyces composti genome contains the following:
- the ispH gene encoding 4-hydroxy-3-methylbut-2-enyl diphosphate reductase, whose amino-acid sequence MQSYVVCAPTHAEARCLRGALPAGAVRRIGAGRRRAERAAEWPGVRDAMGIAVAGIGGALDPDLAPGDVVVATEVRGPDGVTIPCPSAPLLVASVRRTGARVHAGPVISADHVVTGAERQALRATGAIAVDMESAWLLARHGTRPTACVRVVADPANQPLLRPATIGHLGTALRGLAAVAPVLRAWGEALRPRQVLLASPRSFCAGVERAIDIVERALERWGAPIYVRKQIVHNSHVVRRLRERGAVFVEELDEVPDGATVVFSAHGVSPDVRNVAAQRGLAVIDATCPLVAKVHSEARRFADRGDTVLFIGHAGHEETEGTMGERPDSTILVENLEQAERVQVPDPSRVSYLVQTTLAVDEVEEIVQTLRKRFPLLGAPGSDDICYATTNRQWALRTVAHDADVVLVVGSANSSNSNRLVETARRLGTPAYLVDDSFDVDLDWIRGANTVAVTAGASAPSALVDDVVTALRGLGPLQVHEREVTREDIRFTLPKEVRGS is encoded by the coding sequence ATGCAGTCGTACGTCGTGTGTGCGCCGACCCACGCGGAGGCCCGATGCCTGCGCGGGGCCCTGCCGGCCGGCGCCGTCCGGCGTATCGGCGCTGGCCGTCGCCGAGCGGAGCGGGCGGCCGAGTGGCCCGGTGTCCGGGACGCCATGGGGATCGCGGTCGCCGGGATCGGCGGAGCGCTCGACCCTGACCTGGCGCCGGGCGACGTCGTGGTGGCAACCGAAGTCCGGGGGCCCGACGGGGTCACCATTCCATGTCCCAGCGCTCCGCTGCTCGTGGCCAGTGTCCGACGCACCGGCGCGCGGGTGCACGCCGGGCCTGTCATCAGCGCCGACCACGTGGTGACGGGGGCCGAACGCCAAGCGCTGCGCGCCACCGGCGCGATCGCCGTCGACATGGAGTCTGCGTGGTTGCTCGCGCGGCATGGCACGCGACCGACCGCGTGCGTCCGAGTCGTCGCAGATCCGGCGAACCAGCCGCTGCTGCGTCCCGCCACCATCGGCCACCTCGGCACGGCGTTGCGTGGCCTCGCCGCGGTAGCCCCCGTCCTGCGCGCGTGGGGGGAGGCACTGCGGCCCCGCCAGGTGCTCCTCGCCTCGCCGCGCTCCTTCTGCGCTGGTGTGGAACGCGCGATCGACATCGTCGAACGAGCGTTGGAACGGTGGGGCGCTCCCATCTACGTCCGCAAGCAGATCGTGCACAACTCCCACGTCGTGCGCCGCCTGCGGGAACGCGGCGCGGTGTTCGTCGAGGAGCTGGACGAAGTGCCCGACGGCGCGACCGTCGTCTTCTCCGCCCACGGGGTGTCTCCGGACGTTCGGAATGTCGCCGCGCAACGCGGGCTTGCCGTCATCGACGCCACGTGCCCGTTGGTCGCGAAGGTGCACAGTGAGGCCCGCCGGTTCGCCGATCGCGGAGACACCGTGCTGTTCATCGGGCACGCTGGTCACGAGGAGACCGAAGGAACCATGGGCGAGCGCCCGGACTCGACCATCCTGGTCGAGAACCTCGAGCAGGCGGAACGAGTGCAGGTGCCGGATCCCAGCCGGGTGTCCTACCTGGTGCAGACCACGCTCGCGGTCGACGAGGTGGAGGAGATCGTTCAAACGTTGCGCAAGCGGTTCCCGCTGCTGGGAGCTCCCGGCTCGGACGACATCTGTTACGCGACGACCAACCGCCAATGGGCTCTGCGGACGGTCGCCCACGACGCTGACGTCGTCCTCGTGGTGGGCTCGGCCAACTCGTCCAACTCCAATCGGCTGGTCGAGACGGCCCGGCGGCTCGGCACTCCCGCCTACCTCGTCGACGACTCCTTCGACGTGGACCTGGACTGGATCCGCGGCGCCAACACCGTCGCGGTGACCGCCGGAGCGTCCGCGCCCAGCGCGCTCGTCGACGACGTGGTGACCGCGCTGCGCGGCCTTGGCCCACTTCAGGTGCACGAACGCGAGGTCACCCGCGAGGACATTCGTTTCACCTTGCCGAAGGAGGTGCGCGGGTCATGA
- the hpnH gene encoding adenosyl-hopene transferase HpnH, with protein sequence MSMPLHLSMRIARYLLAQRLRGRTKFPLIVELEPLFACNLACAGCGKIQHPANILRQRMPVEQAVTAIEECGAPMVSIAGGEPLMHPEIDRMVNEFVARRKYVFLCTNAVLLRKWWDRFDFRPSRYLTFTVHIDGLRERHDQSVCREGVFDEAVAAVKFLKEKGFRVTTNTTFFSTDSPRSVIEVLNFLNDELKVDQMMVSPAYAYEKAPDQEHFLGVDQTRALFREAFANGNRRRWRFNHSPLFLDFLEGKVDFPCTAWGIPSYSVLGWQRPCYLMSDGYAKTYRELIEETDWDRYGRGRDPRCNNCMAHCGYEPTAVLATMGSLRQSLRALVGH encoded by the coding sequence ATGAGCATGCCACTGCACCTGAGCATGCGGATCGCCCGATATCTCCTCGCCCAGCGGTTGCGGGGCCGCACGAAGTTCCCCTTGATCGTGGAACTGGAACCGCTGTTCGCTTGCAACCTGGCCTGTGCCGGGTGCGGGAAGATCCAGCATCCGGCCAACATCCTGCGGCAGCGCATGCCGGTCGAGCAGGCCGTCACGGCGATCGAGGAGTGCGGGGCCCCCATGGTGTCCATCGCCGGGGGCGAGCCCTTGATGCACCCCGAGATCGACCGGATGGTGAACGAGTTCGTCGCCCGGCGCAAGTACGTCTTCTTGTGCACGAACGCGGTCTTGCTGCGGAAGTGGTGGGACCGGTTCGACTTCCGACCCTCGCGCTACCTCACGTTCACCGTCCACATCGACGGTCTGCGCGAACGTCACGACCAGTCCGTGTGCCGGGAGGGCGTCTTCGACGAGGCGGTGGCGGCCGTGAAGTTCCTCAAGGAGAAGGGCTTCCGGGTGACGACCAACACGACGTTCTTCTCCACCGACAGCCCGCGCAGCGTCATCGAGGTCCTCAACTTCCTCAACGACGAGCTCAAGGTCGACCAGATGATGGTCTCACCCGCCTACGCCTACGAGAAGGCGCCGGACCAGGAGCACTTCCTCGGCGTCGACCAGACACGAGCGCTCTTCCGGGAGGCGTTCGCCAACGGCAACCGCCGCCGCTGGCGGTTCAACCACTCGCCGTTGTTCTTGGACTTCCTCGAGGGCAAGGTCGACTTTCCCTGCACCGCGTGGGGGATCCCGTCGTACTCGGTGCTGGGCTGGCAGCGCCCGTGCTACCTGATGAGCGACGGCTACGCCAAGACCTATCGCGAGCTCATCGAGGAGACCGACTGGGACCGCTACGGTCGAGGACGCGACCCACGGTGCAACAACTGCATGGCCCACTGCGGCTACGAGCCCACCGCGGTCTTGGCCACCATGGGCTCGCTTCGTCAGTCGCTGCGGGCACTCGTCGGCCACTGA